A genomic segment from Novipirellula artificiosorum encodes:
- a CDS encoding IS1380 family transposase, producing MIRDAQPALFDFFPRLGIEILQVDEQVSSDGGLVVFRQLDQKLRLTETFTQQIEDGRSDPDQSLLSVVRQRVFGILAGYEDQNDHDTLRSDPVFKLLADRKPDDRDLASQPTISRVENAVTPADLLRLEDWFIDRFVESFDERPNRITLDIDTFADSAHGDQQLTFFNNFYKKNIYQVRVITCAQNDQVVLPVLLHGTAHVSLGAADDLTRVINALRKKFPDIEIHVRADAGFAVPDLYEVLESLLGVTYSIGYQMNKLMREKCEELMSLTLQQFEESGQPTKNYMYLRHQARGWSHARDLVIKCEANDQGTNRRIVVTNRPGASQYPDGTYQEYGDRGESENRNKELTVDLNADRLSDHRYMANLFRIMMHSLSCNLLARLRGVAADPPPELGPDVDGIPLEAGSENRKQTARNRRRRSDPLGRGRAMTWRTLVIKVAARVEATTRRVRLFIPSSWPHARFLFKVSRSLAAFSPSG from the coding sequence ATGATACGCGATGCACAGCCAGCTTTGTTCGATTTTTTCCCTCGACTTGGCATTGAAATTCTGCAAGTCGACGAACAGGTTAGCTCCGATGGAGGACTGGTTGTTTTCCGACAACTCGACCAAAAACTAAGACTGACCGAAACCTTTACGCAGCAGATCGAAGATGGACGCAGTGATCCCGATCAATCGCTGCTGAGCGTCGTTCGCCAGCGTGTCTTCGGTATTCTCGCCGGCTACGAAGACCAGAACGATCACGACACGCTCCGCAGCGATCCCGTCTTCAAGCTCCTCGCTGATCGCAAGCCAGATGATCGCGACTTGGCCAGCCAGCCAACCATCTCTCGTGTCGAAAACGCGGTCACCCCCGCTGATCTGCTGCGGCTAGAAGATTGGTTCATCGACCGATTCGTCGAATCATTCGACGAGCGTCCAAACCGAATCACCCTGGACATCGACACCTTTGCCGACTCAGCGCACGGCGATCAACAGCTCACGTTTTTCAACAACTTCTACAAGAAGAATATTTATCAAGTTCGCGTGATCACGTGCGCCCAAAACGATCAGGTTGTCTTGCCGGTACTCTTGCACGGAACAGCGCACGTATCGCTTGGTGCGGCCGATGACTTGACTCGCGTGATCAATGCGTTGCGAAAGAAATTTCCGGATATCGAAATCCACGTCCGCGCCGATGCCGGATTCGCCGTTCCCGATCTCTACGAAGTACTTGAATCTCTTCTTGGGGTGACGTACAGCATCGGCTACCAAATGAACAAGTTGATGCGGGAAAAATGCGAAGAATTGATGAGTTTGACGCTGCAGCAATTTGAAGAATCGGGACAGCCAACGAAGAACTATATGTATCTAAGGCATCAGGCGCGAGGGTGGTCCCACGCACGTGATCTCGTCATCAAATGCGAAGCCAATGACCAAGGAACCAATCGCCGAATCGTGGTCACCAATCGTCCCGGAGCCAGCCAATATCCTGATGGCACTTACCAGGAATATGGTGATCGAGGAGAGAGCGAAAATCGCAATAAAGAATTGACGGTTGACTTGAATGCTGATCGCTTGAGTGACCATCGTTACATGGCAAATTTGTTTCGCATCATGATGCATTCTTTATCGTGTAATCTATTGGCGCGTCTCCGCGGAGTGGCCGCTGATCCACCGCCGGAACTCGGTCCAGATGTTGACGGGATCCCGCTGGAAGCGGGAAGCGAAAATCGCAAGCAGACCGCTCGCAACAGACGTCGTCGCAGCGACCCGTTGGGACGCGGTCGAGCGATGACATGGCGGACGCTGGTGATCAAGGTTGCCGCTCGCGTCGAGGCGACAACGCGTCGCGTGCGTCTCTTCATTCCGTCGAGCTGGCCCCATGCCCGTTTTCTTTTCAAGGTGAGCCGTTCTCTTGCGGCATTCTCACCGAGCGGCTAA